From a region of the Chitinophaga caseinilytica genome:
- a CDS encoding WbqC family protein, with the protein MAEQQKNEILLIESQYFPPISFYKTLIEGEKVRFERMEHYQKVSFRNRCYIAGPNGMILLSVPLVKGKNQRTVMKDVRISNLEPWQQLHWKTLTSAYRRSPWFEYFEPELEMLYEKEFEYLLDWNMACFEFANRALGFAPHVEMTDTFEKDYNNDTTILDLRDKMVPGQVPENPVEYTQVFGERTGFLPNLSILDLLFCEGKRGLELLK; encoded by the coding sequence ATGGCAGAACAGCAGAAAAACGAAATATTACTCATTGAAAGTCAATATTTTCCGCCTATCAGCTTCTATAAAACTTTAATTGAAGGCGAAAAAGTGCGCTTTGAGCGCATGGAGCACTACCAGAAGGTCAGTTTTCGCAATCGTTGCTACATCGCCGGGCCCAACGGAATGATACTTTTGAGCGTTCCGCTCGTGAAAGGAAAAAACCAGCGGACTGTCATGAAAGACGTTCGCATTTCCAACCTCGAACCCTGGCAGCAACTCCACTGGAAAACCCTCACCTCCGCTTACCGCCGTTCCCCCTGGTTCGAATATTTCGAGCCGGAACTGGAAATGTTATATGAGAAGGAATTTGAATATCTGCTCGACTGGAACATGGCCTGCTTCGAGTTCGCCAACCGCGCCCTCGGGTTTGCGCCCCACGTGGAAATGACGGACACTTTCGAGAAGGACTATAATAATGATACCACCATCCTCGACCTGCGCGACAAAATGGTACCCGGCCAGGTCCCGGAAAACCCCGTCGAATACACGCAGGTTTTTGGGGAAAGGACCGGCTTTTTGCCGAACCTTAGCATCCTCGATCTGTTATTCTGTGAAGGGAAAAGGGGTTTGGAGTTACTGAAATGA
- a CDS encoding LEA type 2 family protein: MKQVTWYFMILLVWGGVSACGKMKDLEFIRVASFDMENLSFSKSTVKIELAYYNPNNFSLRLKDAEFDVFLDDTKVGHSFQDTLIDIPARDTFYFPVKLQVEMGNVFKNMLGVLANKEVTIKAAGNCKVGKKGVYLPFPIHCETKQKLDFF, encoded by the coding sequence ATGAAGCAGGTAACCTGGTATTTTATGATCCTTCTCGTTTGGGGTGGGGTCAGCGCATGTGGAAAAATGAAGGACCTGGAGTTTATCCGGGTCGCGAGTTTCGATATGGAAAATCTGAGCTTTTCAAAAAGCACGGTCAAAATCGAACTGGCCTATTACAACCCGAACAATTTTTCGCTCCGGTTGAAAGATGCCGAATTCGACGTTTTTCTGGACGACACGAAAGTTGGGCATTCTTTCCAGGACACCTTAATTGACATCCCGGCGCGCGATACTTTTTATTTTCCGGTGAAGCTCCAGGTCGAAATGGGGAATGTTTTCAAGAACATGCTCGGCGTTTTGGCGAACAAGGAGGTAACTATTAAAGCCGCCGGAAATTGCAAAGTCGGCAAAAAAGGGGTCTATCTTCCCTTCCCGATCCACTGCGAAACGAAACAGAAACTCGACTTTTTCTGA
- a CDS encoding heavy-metal-associated domain-containing protein, with translation MRIIKMMLVLLLAVTGSAMAQAKKGTLVTAKIKVPSVQCNMCKDAIQRYFLKEEGVKSMVVDVKKKEATVKYFTDRTNIENIKTAIANVGYDADDVTANADSYNDLPKCCKKPEDGGGPVQKKH, from the coding sequence ATGCGTATCATTAAAATGATGCTGGTGCTGCTGCTGGCTGTTACAGGTTCTGCGATGGCCCAGGCGAAGAAAGGAACGCTTGTAACGGCGAAGATCAAGGTGCCTTCCGTTCAGTGCAATATGTGCAAAGACGCGATCCAGCGGTATTTCCTGAAAGAAGAGGGGGTAAAATCCATGGTGGTGGACGTGAAGAAGAAGGAAGCGACGGTGAAGTATTTTACCGACCGCACCAATATCGAGAACATCAAAACCGCCATTGCGAACGTTGGGTACGATGCAGACGATGTAACCGCCAATGCGGATTCTTATAACGACCTGCCCAAGTGCTGCAAGAAACCGGAAGACGGTGGAGGCCCTGTTCAGAAGAAACACTAG
- the pyrE gene encoding orotate phosphoribosyltransferase, producing the protein MNNISEKQVAEKLLQIQAVKLSPAQPFTWASGWKSPIYCDNRKVLSYPYVRDYIKSELCNVVFETWPEAAVIAGVATAGIPHGAMVADQLKLPFIYVRSKPKEHGMGNQIEGVLQPGQPVVVVEDLISTGKSSLEAVQAIRAAGGEVIGMVSIFNYGFDIAVKAFESASVPFRSLSNYAALIELAVEKGQVGPDEQATLQAWRTAPDVWGK; encoded by the coding sequence ATGAACAATATCAGCGAAAAACAGGTAGCAGAGAAACTGTTACAGATACAAGCCGTAAAACTGAGTCCTGCCCAGCCTTTCACCTGGGCTTCGGGCTGGAAATCCCCGATTTATTGCGACAACCGCAAAGTATTGTCTTATCCGTATGTCCGGGATTACATTAAGTCCGAGCTTTGCAACGTGGTGTTCGAGACATGGCCGGAAGCCGCGGTGATTGCGGGCGTGGCAACGGCGGGCATCCCGCATGGCGCCATGGTGGCCGATCAGCTGAAGCTGCCGTTCATCTATGTGCGTTCCAAGCCGAAGGAGCATGGGATGGGCAATCAGATCGAAGGGGTGTTGCAGCCGGGCCAGCCGGTTGTGGTGGTGGAAGACCTGATTTCCACCGGCAAGAGCAGCCTGGAAGCTGTGCAGGCGATCCGCGCAGCGGGAGGCGAAGTGATCGGGATGGTGTCTATCTTCAATTACGGGTTCGATATCGCCGTGAAGGCTTTCGAATCGGCAAGTGTTCCCTTCCGTTCCCTGAGCAACTACGCCGCCCTGATCGAACTGGCGGTGGAAAAAGGCCAGGTGGGGCCCGACGAACAGGCTACATTGCAAGCCTGGCGTACGGCTCCCGATGTGTGGGGGAAATAG
- a CDS encoding NUDIX hydrolase, with the protein METPIHIYINERPLLIAGLHTPLPAEFTGATTLFNPPAAEVAQTIALLEKNQLPAVVFRTGEADALLEQVKSHFTVLVAAGGLVTNEAGDILLMFRRGKWDLPKGKQDDGETLEACALREVQEETGLSNVTLGRLITETYHYYSLKGKNILKHSYWYRMHFFGTELTVPQIEEDIMDIQWIKPEHIARYMPYSYQNIVDVLTKAGYTAQPS; encoded by the coding sequence ATGGAAACACCGATACACATATATATTAATGAGCGCCCGCTCCTGATCGCCGGCCTCCATACACCGCTCCCCGCCGAATTCACAGGCGCCACCACCCTTTTCAATCCGCCCGCGGCCGAGGTGGCCCAAACCATCGCCCTGCTGGAAAAGAACCAGCTCCCGGCCGTCGTGTTCCGCACCGGCGAAGCCGATGCCCTCCTCGAACAAGTCAAAAGCCATTTTACGGTACTCGTGGCAGCGGGTGGCCTGGTCACCAACGAAGCGGGAGACATCCTCCTCATGTTCCGCCGCGGCAAGTGGGACCTTCCCAAAGGTAAACAGGACGACGGCGAAACCCTCGAAGCCTGCGCCCTTCGCGAAGTCCAGGAAGAAACCGGGCTTTCGAACGTGACCCTCGGCCGCCTCATCACCGAAACTTACCACTATTATTCCCTCAAAGGAAAAAACATACTCAAGCACAGCTACTGGTACCGCATGCACTTCTTCGGCACGGAGCTCACCGTTCCCCAGATCGAGGAAGACATCATGGACATCCAGTGGATCAAGCCCGAGCACATCGCCCGGTACATGCCCTACTCTTACCAAAACATCGTAGACGTGCTCACCAAAGCCGGCTACACCGCCCAACCCTCATGA
- a CDS encoding class I SAM-dependent methyltransferase, with translation MNAQSHYENHLAAFYAWMSGNFETKQQEQQDWFSGHGVLPRGNKVAIDLGAGHGLQSVSLARLGFSVFAVDFNQHLLSELNARAKGLPIRTVLADLKNVPQYATEAELITCMGDTLTHLDSIETVRNLIQQWSALLPAGGRIALSFRDLTEELFGEQRFIPIKADDQRIHTCFLEYGPGFVRVYDQLLEKQNGEWVQKVSSYRKLRMGADLVKEMLADAGFRVVQHDVIARMQYLLAEK, from the coding sequence ATGAACGCCCAATCCCACTACGAAAACCACCTCGCCGCATTCTACGCCTGGATGTCGGGGAATTTCGAAACGAAGCAACAGGAGCAGCAGGACTGGTTTTCCGGCCACGGCGTGCTCCCGCGCGGCAACAAGGTAGCCATCGACCTGGGGGCCGGCCACGGCCTGCAGTCGGTTTCCCTGGCCAGGCTGGGGTTCTCGGTGTTTGCCGTCGATTTTAACCAGCACCTGCTGTCTGAACTGAACGCCCGGGCCAAAGGGCTCCCCATCCGCACCGTGCTGGCCGACCTGAAAAATGTGCCGCAATACGCCACGGAGGCCGAGCTCATCACCTGTATGGGTGATACGCTCACGCACCTGGACAGTATCGAAACCGTCCGGAATCTTATCCAGCAATGGTCTGCACTGTTGCCGGCCGGCGGGCGCATCGCCCTGTCGTTCCGCGACCTCACGGAAGAGCTCTTCGGCGAACAGCGGTTCATTCCCATTAAGGCAGACGATCAGCGGATCCATACCTGCTTCCTGGAATACGGACCGGGATTTGTGCGGGTGTACGACCAATTGCTGGAAAAACAGAACGGGGAATGGGTACAGAAAGTGAGCAGTTACCGGAAACTGCGAATGGGAGCGGATTTGGTGAAGGAAATGCTCGCGGATGCGGGATTCCGCGTCGTGCAGCACGACGTCATCGCCAGGATGCAGTACCTGCTGGCGGAAAAATAA
- a CDS encoding hotdog fold thioesterase: protein MKPIWFSLDISLDQLNENGRNTMGAWVGMEFTEIGSNYLRAMMPVDHRTVQPYGLLHGGASAALAETVGSVASALIIDPEKQICVGLEINANHVRGVREGYVHAIATPLHIGSATHVWDIRITDDHHKLVCVSRLTVAVLAKRKEG, encoded by the coding sequence ATGAAACCCATCTGGTTTTCGCTGGACATTTCCCTGGACCAACTGAACGAGAACGGTCGCAATACCATGGGCGCCTGGGTAGGGATGGAGTTTACCGAGATCGGCTCGAATTACCTGCGTGCTATGATGCCGGTAGACCATCGCACGGTGCAACCTTACGGGCTGCTGCACGGCGGGGCATCGGCCGCGCTCGCGGAAACGGTGGGCAGCGTGGCTTCCGCGCTGATCATCGATCCCGAAAAACAGATTTGCGTAGGCCTGGAGATCAATGCCAACCACGTCCGCGGTGTCCGCGAAGGATATGTGCATGCCATCGCCACGCCGCTGCATATCGGCTCCGCCACGCATGTGTGGGACATACGCATTACCGACGACCATCACAAGCTGGTCTGCGTAAGCCGGCTGACCGTAGCCGTGCTGGCCAAAAGAAAAGAAGGGTAA
- the coaD gene encoding pantetheine-phosphate adenylyltransferase gives MQRICLFPGTFDPVTLGHTDIIDRALPVFDKLVIGIGVNSGKVPMFSVEQRVEWLREIYKDQPTVEVTSYEGLTVNFCKQIGARFILRGIRYVADFEYEKAIADINRKMDHEVETIFLTCSPEFSTIASTLVRDVIRNGGDAAQFLPKEVSASLQYSKLS, from the coding sequence ATGCAAAGAATCTGTCTTTTCCCCGGTACCTTCGATCCCGTAACGCTCGGCCATACCGATATCATCGACCGCGCCCTGCCCGTTTTCGATAAACTCGTGATCGGCATCGGCGTCAATTCCGGCAAAGTGCCCATGTTTTCGGTGGAACAGCGCGTGGAATGGCTGCGCGAGATTTATAAAGACCAGCCAACGGTGGAAGTGACGTCGTACGAAGGGCTTACCGTGAACTTCTGCAAACAGATCGGCGCCCGGTTTATCCTCCGCGGCATCCGGTACGTAGCTGATTTCGAATACGAAAAAGCGATCGCAGACATCAACCGCAAAATGGACCACGAAGTGGAAACCATCTTCCTGACCTGCTCCCCCGAATTCTCGACCATCGCCAGCACCCTCGTGCGCGACGTGATCCGGAACGGCGGCGATGCGGCACAGTTCCTGCCGAAAGAAGTGTCGGCTTCCCTCCAATATTCCAAACTTTCTTAA
- a CDS encoding RsmD family RNA methyltransferase has product MRIIGGALGGRRIHPPANMPHTRPTTDIAKGGLFNIIENNLDIPELRCLELFGGTGSITFELASRGATNLTVVEKDNTMAGFIAKTAGQLDVSTQIVKMDAFKFLQQGGAPFDFIFADPPYELGNMEALPTLVFEKGLLKEEGWFVLEHTRRNDFRHYPYFRAERHYGTTIFTIFINREELKTPSGE; this is encoded by the coding sequence ATGCGTATAATCGGTGGCGCACTGGGCGGGCGCCGCATTCATCCGCCTGCCAACATGCCGCATACACGGCCCACTACCGACATCGCGAAGGGCGGCCTTTTCAATATCATCGAAAACAATCTCGACATCCCCGAACTGCGCTGCCTCGAACTTTTCGGCGGCACGGGCAGCATCACGTTCGAACTGGCCTCCCGCGGGGCCACGAACCTGACGGTGGTGGAGAAAGACAATACCATGGCGGGTTTCATCGCCAAAACAGCCGGTCAGCTGGACGTAAGCACGCAAATCGTGAAGATGGACGCTTTCAAATTCCTCCAGCAGGGCGGCGCCCCGTTCGATTTCATTTTCGCCGACCCGCCCTACGAACTGGGCAACATGGAAGCACTCCCGACGCTCGTTTTCGAAAAAGGCTTGCTGAAGGAAGAAGGATGGTTCGTGCTGGAACATACCCGCAGGAACGATTTCCGTCATTATCCCTATTTCCGTGCGGAACGGCACTATGGCACCACGATCTTTACTATTTTCATCAATCGGGAGGAACTGAAAACCCCTTCCGGCGAATAA
- a CDS encoding DUF3822 family protein, producing MRNNRQIMPVAYTIQPTYAIDDATLLETDLTTCTLLVMIGSGTFSYAVLAPLQRKFLALKSYSYQPRTVAMADLEMIEQIFDADRLLFTAFKKVLLAFSSAENTLVPREFYQQQLRKDYLQAALPHKTQDAVLADELADMGLVNVFSVDKDMLGFLRKEFSTDDVAHANTALLKAYRQDADHTAPEGIAYAEVQAQQFTLTVFAGGQLLMQHQYAHRGGLDIVYYTVNSLRQLGLSELKSRIKIGGALTKDSQVFIELSRFLPRIEWVYRPDGFLYIPKMVDMPSHQFFNLYALALCV from the coding sequence GTGCGGAATAACAGACAGATCATGCCCGTGGCATATACCATACAACCCACCTACGCGATAGACGACGCGACGTTGCTGGAAACAGACCTCACCACCTGCACCCTGCTGGTGATGATCGGTTCCGGCACATTCAGCTATGCCGTGCTCGCGCCCCTGCAGCGCAAGTTCCTGGCCCTGAAGAGCTACAGCTACCAGCCCAGGACCGTTGCCATGGCCGATCTCGAAATGATCGAACAGATCTTCGACGCCGACAGGCTACTTTTCACCGCTTTCAAGAAAGTGCTGCTCGCTTTCTCCTCGGCCGAGAACACCCTCGTGCCGCGGGAGTTTTACCAGCAGCAGCTGCGGAAAGATTATCTCCAGGCCGCGCTGCCCCACAAAACGCAGGACGCCGTACTGGCCGATGAACTGGCGGATATGGGCCTGGTGAACGTTTTTTCGGTGGATAAGGATATGCTGGGGTTCCTGCGCAAGGAATTTTCGACAGACGATGTGGCGCATGCCAACACCGCCCTGTTGAAAGCGTACCGCCAGGATGCGGACCACACCGCGCCGGAAGGCATCGCCTATGCCGAAGTGCAGGCGCAGCAGTTTACTTTGACCGTTTTCGCGGGCGGACAATTGCTCATGCAGCACCAATACGCCCATCGCGGCGGCCTCGATATCGTATATTACACCGTGAACAGCCTCCGGCAGCTGGGCCTCAGCGAGCTGAAGTCGCGCATCAAGATCGGCGGGGCGCTTACGAAAGATTCACAGGTTTTCATCGAGCTCAGCCGGTTCCTGCCGCGCATCGAGTGGGTTTACCGGCCCGACGGGTTCCTCTACATTCCGAAGATGGTAGACATGCCGTCTCATCAATTCTTTAATCTTTACGCCCTGGCGTTATGCGTATAA
- a CDS encoding MATE family efflux transporter: protein MQVEVTNRQIIKIAGPICLSLILPQINHLTNAAFLGHLGEFPIAVNGIAGIYTLVIYMISYGITNGMQVMFARRTGEQNIAGMGPIFSNGLVLSMGMSLLGILITETLAPAFFRASLHDPHIIEAASEFTRIRIWGLPFLMLMRLCTSLYIGTGNTKLLVIISLFQEVTNIVFDYGLIFGKLGLPALGLNGAAYASILAEIAGFAAAWVLLLIGKFNVKYELFARLRPTWSGCRSILVISAPLVVQYLFSIGSWLIFFIFIEHLGQRPLAISNMMRSIFGLFGIFTWAFGSTCNTMVSNLIGQGRENEVMTMVKKITKLSVLCSIAICLIISIFPTLWLRIYTTDVSLMTEALPSMYVCMVVMILASVTAVVFNGVTGTGDTRINLGIEIIAVIAYLTYCVVVIERMHSQLHWAWFAEFVYWTSMGSLAWLYLKSGRWKGKKLA, encoded by the coding sequence ATGCAAGTCGAAGTAACGAACAGGCAGATCATCAAGATCGCCGGCCCCATATGTCTTTCCCTGATCCTCCCTCAGATCAATCACCTCACCAATGCCGCCTTCCTGGGGCACCTGGGCGAGTTCCCGATCGCAGTGAACGGCATCGCGGGGATTTATACGCTGGTCATTTACATGATCTCCTACGGGATCACGAACGGGATGCAGGTGATGTTTGCGCGGCGGACGGGCGAACAGAACATCGCCGGCATGGGGCCTATTTTCAGCAATGGGCTGGTCCTGTCCATGGGCATGTCGCTCCTCGGTATCCTCATCACCGAAACCCTCGCCCCCGCGTTCTTCCGCGCTTCCCTGCACGACCCGCACATTATCGAAGCGGCGTCGGAGTTCACGCGCATCCGGATCTGGGGGCTCCCCTTCCTCATGCTCATGCGGCTTTGCACCTCCTTATATATCGGTACCGGCAACACGAAGCTGCTGGTGATCATTTCCCTTTTCCAGGAAGTCACCAATATCGTGTTCGACTACGGGCTGATCTTCGGTAAACTGGGCCTCCCCGCACTGGGGCTCAATGGTGCGGCCTACGCCTCCATCCTGGCGGAGATCGCGGGTTTCGCCGCGGCCTGGGTGCTGCTCCTCATCGGTAAATTCAATGTCAAATACGAGCTGTTCGCCCGCCTGCGCCCCACCTGGAGCGGTTGCCGGAGCATCCTGGTGATTTCCGCGCCGCTGGTCGTGCAATACCTGTTCAGCATCGGCAGCTGGCTGATCTTCTTCATATTCATCGAACACCTCGGGCAGCGCCCCCTGGCCATTTCCAATATGATGCGGAGTATTTTCGGGCTGTTCGGGATTTTCACCTGGGCGTTCGGCTCCACCTGCAACACCATGGTTTCCAACCTGATCGGCCAGGGCCGGGAAAACGAGGTCATGACCATGGTCAAAAAGATCACGAAGCTGTCTGTCCTCTGTTCCATCGCCATCTGCCTCATCATCAGTATTTTCCCCACGCTTTGGCTGCGGATCTATACGACAGACGTATCCCTCATGACCGAGGCCCTTCCGTCTATGTACGTATGCATGGTGGTGATGATCCTCGCGTCGGTGACCGCCGTGGTATTCAACGGCGTAACGGGAACGGGCGATACGCGGATCAACCTCGGCATCGAGATCATCGCCGTGATCGCATACCTCACGTATTGCGTGGTGGTAATTGAAAGGATGCACAGCCAGCTGCACTGGGCCTGGTTTGCGGAGTTCGTCTACTGGACGTCGATGGGCTCGCTGGCCTGGCTGTACCTGAAAAGCGGCCGGTGGAAAGGTAAAAAGCTGGCGTAA